agataagtatggattagtgaccttgtgtgttttatgttaagatgccgGTCATCACTTATACATATGtatttgtcatcatcaaaacatattctttggttaatcatacttaagtttatcgtttaattcattaaccaacattcaaccaacaatatatatatatatatatatatatatatatatatatatatatatatatatatatatatatatatatatatatatatatatatatatataattaaatatttcaTCGTTATATACACACATACAATTTTTACATCTACACACAACACAATCTTTTCTCATACAACAACTACTTCAAATTAATTTCTATATTCCATCAAAATAATGTCTTCGACATCTTCGTCCAACGAAGAGTATTTGATGCAAGTGCTCGATATAATAGACAATGATGCAATGAAAAGCAAAATGAGACAGAAAGTTCATACACACCTCGTTACATAGAACGTGAACATGAAGAATCACATCTACGTTTTATTACCGACTATTTTATTGAAAGGTCGCAAATGATATTGAGATAACTTTTGGTATTTTTCAAGGCCTTTGGCATATACTACAACAACCTACAAGTGCTTACAGAATCAATGTTATTAAACGAGTAATGTATACGTGCATCATCTTACACAGTATTGAAGATAATGGTTACAACATTGTCGAAAATGATAGGGTTTATGAACCCGTTACTAATTTGCGAACAACTTGGATCGAGAGGTGTGAAACATACAAACGAAGGATGAAAGAATTACGCTATAGGGATATGCATGAAGGCTTACAATCGGTTTTGGTTGAACATATTTGGGCTAATCGTGAGTAGTAGTCATCGATGTAGATTTTAATTTCCATCTTTATTATTTTAGTATTGTGTTTTTTATTAAGTATTGTCTTTTTTCATTAATGACATTTagtatttatttaattttattatttaaataattattaaattagATAAAAAAAATTGAATTGGACACTGAACGATTTCGCCTGTTTTGGCTTCAGTGTTATGGAGAACACTGAAATTGGAGACCTACTTTGGTGTCATGACTCCTTGTGCTCCAAGTTGAGCTTCGATCAACTAaactagacagtcgaccgactgacacGCATACAGTATATAAACGGGTTACGAGTTTATTGGCAAGGTTACACACTCTATCAACCCTAATCGTTCGCAACTGTTCTGCTATTGTCTCCTACCTCCAACCCACCGAATAATACAGTTTAGGTTCTGTTCTAATCTAGATTTAGAGTCTAGGTTTGACTTATTCGATCCTGAGATCATAATATTATTCGATTAACACTTAGTCTATAGTTTTTCACTTTTAGATCGAGTTAGTCtgattctaagatccttaaacaacgtctacagagtggtatcagagctacaGTATCTGAATTATTCGTTTTTAATCAAACTTTATAGTGTGTTTTGTGGGTTCTTGGTTAAAAAGCATTTTTGTGTTCGATCCGTGATTTTAAACGTTAAAGCTTGTGTTTTTATTGTCTTCGAGTATTCAGAATAGTGTTATTAAAGCTTTCTACGTCTTGGTTTGTGTTTGTTTATCAAAAAAAGGTCCCTAGATCGTTCTTTCCTTAAAACCCTAGTTTTTGTGACCTGCTGCTGTCAAGAACATAGCCGACCGATAGAGTCCCACGGTCGATCGATTGAGTTTTAAGTTACAACTGTTTGTCTAGCCAACCAACCGACTGTGTTTAGTAAGACCATCGACCAATAGAAAAGACAATCGACCGTTTGTGTTGGACCATACTTAGACCATGGACCGTTGGAGTGAGACATTCAATCGATTGAGTTTGTAATACCAAGTGAGTGAGTGTAACAGGCTACCGACTATTTGACTTTAGACAGACGACCGACTATGTGACAATCGACCGTTTGACTTCGACAATCGACCGACTGATGACTGTGTTTGCCAATTGACAGACAGTATATCAGTTTTTTAATTTTGAACAGTGATCTTGTGTTGTGTTTTATTTCGGTAATTTGCAACTTAATGTAAAGTGGGTTGAAATTACTCCATTCGTTATGTATGAGTCGTTTATGACTCAAACAATGTTAAAACTTGTGTAGATGTTATGTGTCTAAATTAAATGGGTTTTTGAACGTATATTAAAATTTTGGGTGTAACTTGTGTCAAAATTTGGAGAGTGTAAATTTGGTTAAAGTGCTGCACGTCTGGGTACGCTTTAGAGCGCGCCGCGCCGCGCCACACAACGTGAAATGGGAATAGTAGCTGaaactttttggtgaagttgttttcAATTATACTGCGCATCACGCAGATACTTGGCACGCCGCGTAGTACAACAAGGGTCAGAGTCAGTCAACTTTTAAAAAAAATCGGGTTGAAGGGCAtttcaagttggtatcagagtggtgattTAAGAGACATAGATAATCATTAGTgcctctattttttttttaaacggcgattgggatcacccgtgggggactaaaccacccgttgcgatcatctcccgtttcgactataccgatgcagcgataataaccccgcccccatcgctgcccgggggGAAACCTTGAAAACGATCCAAGTGCACGATCAAGTAAAactcccctcccctttaccccccaaacgatatgggaaaggtgtcatTGGTGGATatttcatggcagggatgaaattgtatttttaatatgtagccaacgggggtcaaactcctgacctcccctaaaggaggcaggccaccaaccgttggaccacatcacaacttcatcATTAGTGCCTCTATAACAATCACAACATCATTTTTGGTCGTTTGTTCTCGACAAGTTATGTTGCTCCGGATAACTCTATAAATTCTCTTTGCACGGGTCTTCAGTTAACAAAATAAACCATTGAAGCACTTTTACAGTTGTCTGCATGCGAATCACTTACGGCAGATTCAATAACGTCATTAATGTCCACACCTGTGTAGAGTTGAGAAACAAGAAAATGACTAACATCATGAGTATTAGAGTAAAATTTGGTAGCACTGGTAGGGAGACCGAATGCATTTTTGATGAATTCTAGGTGCCAAACGTAACCTTGGCCATTATGCCTAAAATGTATCATTTTAACGCTTGAACGGCGTTTGTATTCGAAGCGTTATAGAACTTCTGAACACGCGCTGAAAAAAACGGAGAAGTTGTCATTTATAAACCAAGGTTAGACAATAAATTCAAACATTCTATAAACTCAACAATGTGTTGTTCGATTTCAAACTGAAATTTGACAACTTCTAATTTCGATCGCCATAAATTAACATCACAACAAGACATTGTAAATTAAAAGTTAACAAATGAATAATATTAGCGAAGTATTTGTGAAAAATATAAAAAATGGATGTAGTCTATTTAGATTATCTTTAACCCTGATGGGCGTGTTGACATGTTGCTGGATGGGGGTAGGGTGCTTGATGGGCGTGCTGGTAAACTGATAAATAATAGGTGGTATGCTGAGTGACGTGTTGATGGGTAGTACAGAGGATGGGGTATTTTTTaattctttttcatttttcttgattttaattttagttttgtttaattagttatattattattttgtaattataaaaacaaattaatttattaaataaactaaaattaaaattaataatacgcTTACATTTAATAAACAAAGTCtgaaaaataaaaaattacaataaataaataaaagtactaaattattttatttaaaattacaacTTAATACATGAAAATGaaatatacattaatttgaaaacgAGTACATAAAACAGTGTTTAATTTTTTTCGTCGAACGATATTTGAATTGAATTGATAAACAGAAAACAGTGTTAACAAAAAAAAACACTGTTTTATTGACACTGTTTCAATTCAATTTAATGATATTTGAATTTGAATtgaatttatttaaaattaaattGAATTGATAAACAGAAATACAAATATCAATCATTTCACGttaacataaaataaataaaaactataattaacaaaaaaaaaaaaaaaaaaaaaacaataaatcATAACTAATACAATATGTCGATATCAAATATCAACAACAAACATTTTCCCTAAATAAAACAAAAACGGATCAATTCGAaagatatattaaaaaaaaaaaactccaacAAAACAATAAATTAACCATATTCATTCATTAAAACAACCGTAAATCCAAGATTTACATAAACTGCAACAAAACTACCCACAAAATACCTACCATCACCATACACCATTAAACCAACCATCATAATAAAACAACAAAAACCTAAATTAAGAACTAGTAAACTTAGTAACAGCTTTAGTACCCTCTGAAACCGCATGTTTCGCAAGCTCACCAGGCAACACAAGTCTTACAGCAGTTTGAATCTCACGTGAGGACAACGTGTTCTTCTTATTATACCTAGCCAATTTAGAAGCTTCTTGTGCAAGTTTCtcaaaaatatcattaataaaagAGTTCATTATACCCATTGCTTTGCTTGATATCCCAATATCTGGGTGCACTTGTTTCAACACCTTAAAAATGTAAATCTTGTACGTTTCGACTGACTTTTTGTGCCTTTTCTTCTTCTTATCTGCTCCGGCTGCCGTTGTTTCTTTCGGAAGCTTTTTCTCGGCACGTGGCTTCTTCTCGGCTGCCGGCTTCTTCTCGGCGGCTGGCTTTTTTTCAGCTGCTTTTGGTGCCATTGTTTGAAAAAGTAAATTTTTATTAGTGTGTGCTGAATAAAGTCGTGTGGTGATGGTGATGAAATGAGGATTTGGTGTCTTTGTTTAAATAGGGTTTGGGGGAGTAAAATTGATTGGTGGAATGTGTATCACGCGGATTGTGTGTTTAAACCGTTGATATTGGAAATGAGATCTAGACGGTTGAGATTATGAGTTGGGAATTTGAAATTTTCGTTTTTTGTTCCTATTTTTGCTTTTGGCGGGTTGATGAAGTAACAAATGTCAACACGCGGAATACCACAGTTTAAAATTccatttgactaaatattaagtagATGTTTACATATTTTATTTGACTGAATATTTAGATGTTTACATTTACATATACTGTAAAGTATAATACTACTAGTTTATAAATCGCAAATTTGTAACATTATTTTAATAGAATTTAAgtaaaaattatattaacaaattattttatattataaacgtAAGACAAAGGACTACTTGAGCAAGAAAATGTTTATTAAGTAAATAATAGGAGCCTTTCAAAACAAAAAATTTTATATAAGCCAAAAATGAATATTATATAGTACTCCGTAACATCTAATCTATAATTCACGTCTTCGCGAAACTTTAGAATAGATGATTATTTAGTTGATTATTGTTCATGTTTGTTTGTACATGTATATGTTTGTAAACTTTAGACTAACTCTATAGGAATATGAGACATTTACAAAACTGAAGACAAATCATATCACAAAACACACATTTCATTAATAACTAATAGCTCAACAATAAACCTTTTAATTCAACATAGAGTCTTCGAATAAATCAAAACACAAACATAAGACCAAATTAACCCGAAAGTTATTATCAACACTATTTTGAATTCAAAATAACCTAAGCATTAAGAAGTCCTAAATTTGCAAACAGTTTGAAATGAATAAGAAGAACCACAGCCTACATATTAACCAACATAAGACTAATGCCAAAAGACGAGGAAATCTGTTAGCAAGCGAAATCCCCTCAATCCATGGATCAAACCAAAAGCTAGAAAGAGATCCATTCCCCAACTTGATGGAAATAAGCGAAGATGGAATATGGTTGTTTGCGTGAATTTCTTGGACACATTTACAAATAGAAGCCCACGTGCCCGAATAATATCGATTAGATGCTATAACGCCTCCTCTATTAGCCCCATGTATCGCAGTTACAATCTTAGCCCATAAAGCATTTTTATTATTTAGAAACCTCCATCTCCATTTGTAGATGAGAGCAAGGTTGAGAGATGCAAGGCTTGAAACATTTAAACCACCCTTATCATGAGGATTTAGGATAAGTCTCCAATTAACCCAATGAATTTTTTTTTCATTGTCTTTTCCTCCCCAAAAGAACGAGGCACGCAATGACTCCATCTTTCGAATTACAATAGAAGGAGCCTTAAATAAAGACATGTAATAAGTTCCAAGACCTCCAAGAACCGACTTTATCAAGGTTAGCCGACCACCAAAAGAAAGCACATTTGCTTTCCACGAGGCAAGACGTTTCTTAATCTTAGCAAAGACTGGGTCCCAATTTGCCGCTTTTGACATATTTAGAGCTACAGGAAGTCCTAAGAAGAGGAAAGGTAAAGAGGCATTTGAACAGCCCATGACACCCGCAAGTCTGGCCACTTCTAATGCATGAACACCAATGCCGAAGAGACTCGATTTCTGAAGATTATTTTTTAGCCCGGAAACCGCATAAAAACATCCAAGAAGCGTTCCTAGGTTCAATGCGTTTGTATCATCCCATTCTCCGATAAAAAGAGCATCATCAGCATAAATACAGTGGGAGATTATCTCACCACAATTAGAGTTCCCCACACGAATGCCCTTAAAATCCGAGTTGCTTAAAGCATCTTTCATTGCCGCGGTAAGACCCTCCATTCCAATTATGAAAAGAAATGGAGATAGAGGATCCCCTTGACGAAGTCCACGTCCTATGAAGAATTCAGACGAAGGACTGCCGTTAAGGAGGAGGGATGCACTTGATAAAGTGAGACAAGCACGAATCCAGCTAACCCATTTTGCATCGAAACCGAGGTTAAAAAGCATAGAGAATATGTACTCCCAATGAATCGAGTCAAACGCTTTATCAAAGTCAACCTTTAACAACATCGCTTTTTTATGTCTTTTCTTGCACCATTCAACCACCTCATTTATAATAAGAGGACCATCCAGGATTTGACGGCCTTTAATGAAAGCCGTTTGTTCGGGACTAATAATATCATCTATGACCTGCACCAACCTGTTAGCAAGGAGTTTCGCTATAATTTTGTACTGAATACAGATAAGGCTAATTGGTCTGTAGTCTTGAACATAAATCGGGTGGTCTTTTTTCGAGATCAGAGAAAAGAATGAAGCATTGCATCCACGAGGAATACAACAACTATTTTCAAAGTCGAGAACCATGTTGAAGATGTCATCTTTGATAGTGTCCCAAAAATGTTTGATGAATCTGAAAGAAAACCCATCCGGCCCTGGCGCTTTGTCACAACCACAAGACCAAACGGCTTCCTTAATCTCCTCTTTTGTAAAAGTCGAGCTCAAAAAAGAAGAATTGATAGCCGAAAGCTGCTTCAAATTACTACTTGGGGAAACAACAGTTGCGCACCCTACAGGTTTAAACTTCAAATCGGACTTGGTTGCGGATCGTTTTCATGAAGGTAATTGGTTATGGTTTTGGAGACGTGAACCTAGGGGAGGTATTGAACTTGTTTCTTTTCTACAATTGTCTGATCTCCTTCAATCTGTTTCGATATCTACTAATGAAGATGTGTGGGTTTGGAATAATAATCCTTCACATTCATTCACTGTTGCCGAAGCTAGATACTTGATTGATCAACACTCTCTTGCTTCGTTTAATCACCCTACGGTTTGGCACTCACTCTACCcggtaaaaattaacatctttattTGGCGTCTAAAGATGCACCGTCTTGCTACAAAAGATAAGCTTGCGGTCAAAGGTATTTCGCTTCCTAATCTTTCATGTGTTTGGTGTGATGCTCATCACGAAACAGAGTTCCATGTTTTTGTTGATTGCGAGATAAGTAGACAAGTTTGGGCAAAGATAGGtctatgggttaatattaatattCCGACTTGGCAGACGATGGACGAAATGTTGCAGTGGCTTGATAATTCTCCTCTCCATGAAAAGAAGCGATTAGTGGTGTTTAGTATCCTCTTTTCTCCGCTCTGGAATATCTGGCGGCTTCGAAATTGCTACATCTTCGAAGATCCTAGCTTCAGAATCGTCCATGTTCTGGATAACATTATTGTTACGTCTTTCTTTTGGTTATTTTCTAGATATAAAAAAACTAGGATCAATTGGTCCGTGTGGTTGCAAAATCCATTGGACTCCTTGTAATGTTTTGTATTTTTTTCCTAACTCTTCGCTAGTTTTTTAATAAAATCTTCTgctgttctaaaaaaaaaaaaaaccaacataAGACGCTTGTTGTTTTAATAACATAGATTTGTTATCTTCCATTTTAAGTTCCAACGATGTCAATCCATGGGTGGTCTTCGATATTTGGTAGTTTGAAAGAATTGGAGGTTTCATACCACATTACCACACTTGGACATTTCATTTGATTTCTACATAATGGGTTTTTTGAATTATACCAACAGTTCCGATTGTATCAAATGATGGTATAATTATGTAAAAT
This genomic window from Rutidosis leptorrhynchoides isolate AG116_Rl617_1_P2 chromosome 2, CSIRO_AGI_Rlap_v1, whole genome shotgun sequence contains:
- the LOC139893128 gene encoding histone H2B.5-like — its product is MAPKAAEKKPAAEKKPAAEKKPRAEKKLPKETTAAGADKKKKRHKKSVETYKIYIFKVLKQVHPDIGISSKAMGIMNSFINDIFEKLAQEASKLARYNKKNTLSSREIQTAVRLVLPGELAKHAVSEGTKAVTKFTSS
- the LOC139889748 gene encoding uncharacterized protein, whose product is MLKMSSLIVSQKCLMNLKENPSGPGALSQPQDQTASLISSFVKVELKKEELIAESCFKLLLGETTVAHPTGLNFKSDLVADRFHEGNWLWFWRREPRGGIELVSFLQLSDLLQSVSISTNEDVWVWNNNPSHSFTVAEARYLIDQHSLASFNHPTVWHSLYPVKINIFIWRLKMHRLATKDKLAVKGISLPNLSCVWCDAHHETEFHVFVDCEISRQVWAKIGLWVNINIPTWQTMDEMLQWLDNSPLHEKKRLVVFSILFSPLWNIWRLRNCYIFEDPSFRIVHVLDNIIVTSFFWLFSRYKKTRINWSVWLQNPLDSL